In Silene latifolia isolate original U9 population chromosome 3, ASM4854445v1, whole genome shotgun sequence, a single window of DNA contains:
- the LOC141649771 gene encoding uncharacterized protein LOC141649771, producing MRKPELSGRMAKWSVHLSGYDLKFEPRTAMKSQALADFVSDFVSAKTRTRAERDILNLEEDKGEQVWELHVDGASNAKGGGVGLVLKSPQGDLIFQAVRCEFKATNNEAEYEALILGLKLALDLKIKHLQVCSDSKLIVNHVNDCYEARDPMMMTYLDVAKELKIRFVTFNIKQIPREQNPEEDALATLGATFKTGTISTIPIVHVLEPATLKSQQEAEKVCSTSSEENTPDWRKPYLDWLQNDVLPADKKEVWHSI from the exons ATGAGAAAACCAGAATTGTCAGGAAGAATGGCTAAATGGTCCGTACATTTGAGCGGGTacgatttgaagtttgaaccccGTACGGCCATGAAGTCTCAGGCTCTGGCAGACTTTGTGTCCGACTTTGTGTCGGCAAAGACTCGGACCCGGGCCGAACGGGACATCCTGAatctggaagaagacaaaggagaGCAAGTATGGGAGCTACATGTGGACGGAGCCTCCAACGCCAAAGGAGGAGGAGTAGGGCTGGTCCTCAAATCACCCCAGGGAGACCTCATATTCCAAGCCGTacgatgtgaattcaaagccacaaacaacgaagcagaatatgaggcaCTAATCCTGGGTCTGAAGCTGGCTCTGGATCTGAAAATCAAGCACCTTCAGGTCTGCAGTGATTCTAAGCTTATAGTTAACCATGTTAATGACTGCTATGAGGCCAGGGATCCCATGATGATGACATATCTAGACGTAGCAAAGGAGCTGAAAATCAGATTTGTCACAttcaacatcaagcaaatcccCAGGGAGCAGAATCCAGAAGAAGATGCACTAGCCACCCTAGGGGCAACCTTCAAGACAGGAACTATCTCCACGataccaattgtccacgtgcTGGAGCCAGCAACACTAAAATCTCAGCAGGAAGCAGAAAAGGTGTGCAGCACCAGCAGCGAAGAAAATACTCCAGATTggaggaaaccctacctagactgGTTGCAAAATGACGTCCTACCAgcagataaaaaggag gtttggCATTCCATCTGA